The Xiphias gladius isolate SHS-SW01 ecotype Sanya breed wild chromosome 7, ASM1685928v1, whole genome shotgun sequence genome window below encodes:
- the LOC120791672 gene encoding coatomer subunit delta, producing MVLLAAAVCTKAGKAIVSRQFVEMTRTRIEGLLAAFPKLMNTGKQHTFVETDSVRYVYQPLEKLYMVLITTKNSNILEDLETLRLFSRVIPEYCRVLEESEISEHCFDLIFAFDEIVALGYRENVNLAQIRTFTEMDSHEEKVFRAVRETQEREAKAEMRRKAKELQQARRDAERSGKKVPAFGGFGSAGMTSVSSGSIITDTIVEPEKPKITPAPVRPSGPSKALKLGAKGKEVDNFVDKLKSEGETIMPTTGKRGSDVSKVLPPPVNVESVHLRVEEKISLTCGRDGGLQNMEVLGMVTLRVTEDRNGRIRLVINNNDNKGLQLQTHPNVDKKLFTADSVIGLKNPEKSFPLNNDVGVLKWRLQTTDESLIPLTINCWPSESGTGCDVNIEYELQEESLELNDVVISIPVPSGVGAPVIGDLDGEYKHDSRRNVLEWCLPVIDANNKTGSLEFSIAGQPNDFFPISVSFVSKRNYCDIQVTKVTHVDGDSSVRFSSETSFVVDKYEIL from the exons ATG GTGCTGTTGGCAGCGGCGGTGTGCACCAAGGCCGGCAAGGCCATTGTATCGCGGCAGTTTGTGGAAATGACCCGGACGCGTATTGAGGGTCTCCTGGCTGCATTCCCCAAACTGATGAACACGGGCAAGCAGCACACCTTTGTGGAAACAGACAGTGTTCGCTATGTGTACCAGCCGCTTGAGAAACTCTACATGGTCCTCATCACCACCAAGAATAGCAACATCCTGGAGGACCTAGAGACACTCAGACTCTTCTCCCGTGTG ATCCCAGAATACTGTCGTGTGCTGGAGGAGAGCGAAATATCAGAGCACTGTTTTGACCTGATCTTTGCCTTTGATGAGATTGTGGCATTAGGCTACAGAGAGAACGTCAACCTGGCTCAGATCCGCACCTTCACAGAGATGGACTCCCACGAGGAGAAGGTTTTCCGTGCTGTCAGAGAG acCCAGGAAAGAGAGGCCAaggcagagatgaggaggaaggcCAAGGAGCTGCAGCAGGCTAGGAGGGACGCTGAGCGTTCTGGCAAGAAGGTGCCAGCTTTCGGCGGCTTTGGCAGCGCTGGCATGACCAGCGTCTCCTCAGGGTCCATCATCACAGACACCATTGTCGAGCCAGAGAAACCCAAGATCACACCTGCTCCAGTCAG accaAGTGGACCCAGTAAGGCTCTGAAACTGGGTGCTAAAGGGAAAGAAGTGGACAACTTTGTTGACAAGCTCAAGTCTGAGGGCGAAACCATCATGCCCACCACAGGAAAGAGAGGCTCAGATGTATCTAAGGTTCTGCCACCACCAGTCAATGTGGAAAG TGTACATCTGCGTGTGGAGGAGAAGATCTCGCTGACTTGTGGTCGTGACGGCGGCCTACAGAACATGGAGGTGCTGGGCATGGTGACGCTCCGAGTCACAGAAGACAGGAACGGACGCATTCGCCTTGTTATCAACAATAATGACAACAAAGGATTGCAGCTGCAA ACACATCCCAATGTGGACAAGAAGTTGTTTACAGCAGATTCAGTGATTGGACTGAAGAATCCAGAGAAGTCCTTCCCTCTCAACAATGATGTTGGTGTGCTGAAGTGGAGACTACAGACCACAGACGAGTCCCTCATACCTCTAACCA TAAACTGCTGGCCTTCAGAGAGTGGTACTGGCTGTGATGTCAACATTGAATatgagctgcaggaggagagcCTCGAGCTCAATGATGTGGTCATCAGCATCCCTGTACC ATCTGGGGTGGGAGCTCCTGTGATTGGTGATTTGGATGGAGAGTACAAACATGACAGCAGGCGAAACGTCCTGGAGTGGTGCCTACCTGTCATTGATGCCAACAACAAGACCGGTAGCCTGGAGTTCAGCATCGCCGGACAGCCCAATGATTTCTTTCCTATCAGTGTGTCCTTTGTTTCCAAGCGCAACTACTGCGACATCCAG GTTACCAAAGTGACTCACGTAGATGGCGACAGCTCCGTTAGATTCTCTTCAGAAACCTCCTTTGTTGTCGACAAATATGAAATCctgtaa